Genomic DNA from Alicyclobacillus fastidiosus:
CGGGAAAATTCGCTTGACCGACGGCGTGTTGGTGCGGGTCATTGCACTCTTTATGGGGACAGGCCTCCAACAAGCGAGCTGGTTAACGTCATGACATTGTGGGAAACCATCGTCGCCATCGCTGTGGTCGTCGTCTACTTACCATCTCTATGCATGGCCGAGTGCAACGTGTTGACCGCTCTCCAGCAAATAAGCGTTGAAGCAGGCGTTCGAGTGGTCGAAGCGAGTGTGATCGATGACATTTTGATGAATGAGCCAGTTCATAAGGAAATGTCTGAAGGAGGGAAGTCGTATGTGGTGTCTGTCCAGGCTGGTGTGGATCACGCGTGCACGGGTACAGCCATCCAAGTATCAGGTCCTGGAGCAGTCGACGAAGTATTCGTTCCAGATTGCGACGTGCGGCTTTTCACTGATTGAGGTGTTCGTGGCCATCTCGATCGCGACCGTTCTCGTCACGGTGAGCGCCAATTGGCTCGTGGATACTTACCGTCTCTACCACATGGCGTCAGTACAGTTGGAGGGCACAGCGATGCTCGCTGCGATAGTGCGCACCATCGGGCAGGATCTCCATTCGGCCGCGTCTGTCGCGTGTTCCTCGCACACGCTTAGATTGACGCTGTTCAGCGGGCAGCAATACACATATTACGTCAACGACCATCTGCAACTGATCCGCACTCAGGCAGGAGGAGGAGACGCCGTCATCGGAGCAAATGTCCAATCGTTTGAGGTCGCTTGCAAACAGGTGGGGGTCATCCACCTTCTCGTAGAAGTGGTGGGAGAGCGGACTGAATCGTTCGATGTTCGTCAGGGTCCCAGTCCCGGCACACCATGAATAGAACCGCAGGCGTGGCGCTCATCAGCGTGTTGTCCTTCGTTCTTACGATGTCTGTGTTGCTGTCATCGCTCGTTCTCTCGTGCCGCATCGTCTGGAGCATCCGTGACAGGGAACGCACGTTTGAACACTGTGCCGCTTACGCGACAGGCGTAGCACGGACACTGTTACAGGATTTGCAGGAGGGACATGTGATCAAATCCTCGCAAACCTTGCAATTTGACCAAGCTCAAGTGGCGATCACGGCAGCGGACCACAACGGGTTAACTTTGGTGAAAGTGGAAGTGGAAATTCGGGACGTTTCCGATACGATTGGTTTCACATATGATACAATCGCTCATAGATTACGGGCTTGGCAAGACAACGGACCAGGCATCGTGGAGTGATGATTGTCGTGCAACATCGGAGAATTGCGTTGGTAGGGTTCATGGCCAGTGGAAAGTCCACGGTCGGAAAATCGCTAGCCAATCACTTACAACGTCCATTTGTCGATCTCGATCAATATATTGAATCTTCGACAGGTAAGACCATACCAGATATTTTCGGTTCGTTGGGAGAAGCTGCGTTTCGTCAATTGGAACGGGATGCGCTGACCAGTGTCGTCCGCGGCGACGAGTTGATCGTCTTAGCGACCGGCGGCGGTGTGGTCACACAGGCGGCCAATCGCGATGTGCTCCAACGCGAGTGGGTTTGCATTTATCTGCGCACTCGACCTGAGACCGTTCGTCAACGGCTACATCGAGATGGGGTGGTGCGCCCACTCCTCGCGGTCGATAATCCGACCGAGGCGATTCGGTCGCTGATGGCGGCAAGAGAAGCGTGGTACAACGAGGTAGCCGATTTTACTGTCGACGTCGATTCCTTGGAAGTTCCTGCTGTGGTGCGTCAAATCATCGATTGGTTGAACGATTGAGCGAGGGGTATTCTATGCAGCACATTCAACAGCTATTTAGCAAGGCGCTACAGGGTCACGATAAAGGGTACGACACGGCGTACTTTCGCAGCCGAATTCCGGAGTTGAATCAATTCTCCGTGAGCGATGCCTTTATCGAGCGTTCTCGTGCTGCGCTTTTGGAGTATTTGCGGCAGGCGGATATCTGTAGCGGCTGTCAAGGTTTTCATGCGTGTGGCAAACAAGGTGATATGCAAGGTTTTACGCAAGTATTGGAGCCGTACAAGGGCCAATTAAACGTGAGCGTGCAGCGCTGTCGCCCGTACATCGACCATCTGGCGAAGAAACGTGTAGACAGGTATGCCTCCCTCGCAGGTATGATTGAACTAGATGAGAGTTTTCAGTTCGAAAATTACCCCCAGGAGCAGTCTAAGAAGTATCCAAAACTGATGCGGTACGCGATGGAGTTTGCGATGGGCTTTCAGCCCGACGATCAGACGCCGACGACCAGCGGGGTGTATTTGTTTGGGCCGCCAGGAGTCGGGAAGACGCATCTGATGTTGGCCGTGTTTAACCGCCTGCGCGAACGGGGGGTGCCGTGTCTCGTCGTGCGGTCCGATTCGCTCTTTGACCGCATGCGTCACTTGATCGCCGATAGTCAGGACTTGGAGCCGTTTCTCGATACGCTCTCGACCGTGCCGGTCCTCGGTATCGACGAGTTTGCTCAGGAACGTGCGAACGATTTCACGTTGGAGAAGTTGTTCCGCATCGTCAACCATCGCTTTCACGCCAACCTGCCGACGTGGTTTACAAGTAACTACGCGCCGCCTGACGCGTACCGTCGCCGAGGTGAGGACGTGAACGATTCGGTTTACCCACTGCGGTCACGCATTATGAAGATGTGCATGATGGCACACCTCGAGGGATCGGACGCTCGGCAGAGACATCTGCGTTCACTCACCTAGGTGCGGTTGCGCACAGGGAGGCCGACGAGCGCCGCTTGCGTGATCTGAACTTCTGTGCGAGGCGCACTCTTGGTGACAAGGTGCGCTCGTTTGCGTTTGTGTTCCTGAATGAGATCCTGCTGCGTCGCCTCGTCGTGATCGGGCAGGATGCTCTTGTAGTACGTATCCAGTTGTGACAAGTCATCTTCCAGGCGCTGTACAGCTTCTTCTGCCCAGTCTACCGGCAGAGTGTCGATATGTTGGCGGATGCACGATTTTGCGAACGCCATCCCATCCGCTACGCTTAAGGAAGCGTGTTTTAAGATGGCGTTTGCAGGCACCGTCTTCATGGTGATGCCGGCAATTTTGTCGTAAAAGTCAAATACCGGTTGTCGATTGGCGAGACATACTCCGATAGACATCCATTTCTCTTCGACGGAATCCGTGACGAACTGAATTAATGCGTTGAGTACGAGCCAAGGGACCAGGATGTCGGATGGCGCCGTGTGAATGGGTTGTACGCACGCAAACCGGCCGCGGTTGATGGCGCTATCCACGATCTTGTTCATGCGAAAACAACCGAGCGTGATGAGCTCCGTCGTCGGCGCCTTGGCAAACATGAGCTCGTACGGATTCTGCGGGGGATTTTTCTCAAGGTGCAACCTGTGTTCCTCTGCAAGGCGTGCGTCCTCACGTCGCTTGGCCTCTTCGGTAAAGGCCAGCCGCAGCGTAGTGGGCTCTACTTTCTGCTTCGTTTTCTCGGCCCACAGCCAAAAAAACGGACGATCCGTCAATTCCTTATCCACGTCTAGTGGGAGTCGAATCTCGCGGTATCCTTCTGTTTGGTAGACCACCTGGGCATCCACCGCATCGAAATACGTTTCACAAAACGACATGCGCTCTCCTTCTTCACGCAACGGGACACTCGTTGGCACGGAATGACCTCCTACACGGCATGTAGTATCTACTGCAGGTATTGTTCTTTCATCTGATTCAATTTGCTCGCCAAATCCACAGCGTCGGTACTCGTCATGGTGGCCTCAAATAGTTCTTTATCCCAATTTGCCAATCGCTTGTCGCTGACGATGTAATCCAGTTCTCCGATGACCGATTCGAACATGCGTATTTTTTCGTGCAGGAGTTTCACGATGTGTTCTTCAATGGTTTCCCGCGTCGCGAGGTTATACACATAACACGTTTGCGTTTGGCCCAATCGATGAATTCGACCGATCCGCTGCTCGAGCCGCATCGGGTTCCATGGCAAGTCAAAGTTGATCATGTTGTTGCAAAATTGTAAATTAATACCTTCCCCGCCGGATTCGGTCGCTACGAGGACTTGGGCCTTTTTCGAGAATAAATCCTTCATCCAGTCTTTCTTGCCACGTTTGAACCCGCCGCGGAAGGGAACGGCTGAAACGCCCTTTTTCTTGAGCATATACATGATAAAGTCCTGAGTGGCCCGATATTCTGTGAAAACGATGCACTTGTCGTCAATTTCATCGATCAATTCCAGTACCTTGCCGATTTTTGTGTACTCGGAGATACTGCTTCCCAGTTGAATCAGTTCAGCCAGTTGGATCTGGCGGCTTTGGCTGGTGCTCTTCTTTTGCATCTTTTCCAGAGAGATCATCGCCGCGTACGGCGAACTGCAGATCTCGCGCTGCAGGGTCAAGAGAGGCAACATGGACACGCGCTGCGACTTGCGCGACTCGTATTCGTCGCGCAGGAGTGACTGGATGCCGTCGTAAAAGCGCCGCTCCTGTGCGTTCAGCTCGAGTTCCACCACCTCGACTTGGCGAGGTGGAAGGGAAGTGGCTCCGTCCTGTCGCCGATTTCTGATCATGATATCGCCCATGGTTTCACGCAATCGCTCGGCGTCTCGCGGCGTGCGCCGACTCGCAACGTGATTCGTGGAGAATTGAGACACGCTGCCTAGGTGACCAGGTTTGAGAAGCGTGACGAGCGTGTGGAGTTCCTGCAACTGATTCTGCATTGGAGTTGCCGTGAGCAATAGCAAATATTTGTTGGGGATAGCGTTGGCCATCTGCCAATTCTTCGTTCGGTGATTCTTCAACTTGTGTGCTTCGTCGATGATGACCATGTCCCACGGCTGCGCCAGCACAGCCTCTCTATGTGGTGGACGCTTTGCCGTGTCCAAGGACGCCACGACGACGTCGTACTGCTCCCATGTCCATTCGTTGCGCTGTGCGGTCGCTGAGAGTTGGAATTTCTCGTTCAGCTCGCGTGTCCATTGCAGGACTAACGAGGCGGGCACAAGAATCAGGGCCTTTTTGACGAGACCTCTGAGCATGTACTCTTTGAGGATTAGGCCCGCCTCAATCGTCTTGCCAAGCCCTACTTCATCGGCGAGGATGGCCCGACCACGCAGTTCCTTGAGCACGCGCTCAGCCGTTTGCACTTGGTGTGGCAACGGCGTGAAGCCTGAAATGTGGTCCATCACCAACAGCGATTCAAACGTCGGCGACATGCGCGACTGGGTCGCGACAGCTGCTAGATGGAACATCTTCCACGCCGTCGGGGAATCGTCGGTGCTCACGCCGGCGAGGTACGCGTTAAAGGCGGTTTCAAGGTCGTTGTCCACCATCTGTACCTCAAACCGGATATCGGTGTTCATGGCCTGCTCCAGGAGCGTCTCGGAGAAGGAGTGATTTTCCAGGTCTAAGTCCATCTGTTTATTCCTCCGACAATGCTTGTTTCCCTCGTATTCTGTCATGTAGTATGTGACAAGTGGATTACTTTCTTTCATCTTGTCGAAAAATGTCGCGAGACACATGTAAAGGGGGATACCACTTTGACGACTGCCAAGCGCACCCCACTCTATGACTTGCACCTTGCTAAGCAGGCGAAAGTCATCGACTTTCACGGATGGGAGATGCCTGTCCAGTATCAGAGTATTGTTCATGAACACCAATCCGTTCGGCGGGACGTCGGCGTCTTCGACGTGTCGCATATGGGCGAATTTCTCGTCACGGGAGCGGAATCCAAGCAATTTGTGCAATATTTAGTGACCAACGACGTCGAGCGCCTAGCGGACGGCCAAGCGCTGTACACGCTGTTGACAGATGACAATGGCGGAATCATCGACGACTTGCTGGTGTATCGTCTGGCCGAAGAGCGTTGGCTGCTCGTGGTGAACGCGGGCAACATCGACGTCGACTATGAGTGGGTCACCAGCCATACCGGAGAATACGCGGTCCAGGTGGAGAACATCTCGGACGACGTGGCGCTTGTCGCGCTGCAAGGTCCACGCGCGGAAGCGTTGTTGGCCCAGAACACGAATGTCCTAGTGCAGGAGTTGCGTCCTTTCACGTTTGTTAGAGGAGAAGTCGTCGGCAAGCCAGCGTTGGTATCGCGGACGGGCTACACGGGTGAGGACGGCTTCGAACTCTATGTGCGAGCGCAAGATGCTGCCGCGATTTATGACGCGCTCTTGCAACAGGGGGCGGTTCCATGCGGTCTCGGCGCGCGCGATACGCTGCGGCTCGAGGCGAAACTCGCGTTGTACGGCAACGAACTGTCGCGTGACGTGACGCCATACGAGGCGGGACTCGGGATGTTTGTCAAGCTCGACAAAGGGGATTTTATCGGCCGGGCGGCGCTTTTGCGCCAAAAGGAAGCTGGTGTCCGGAAAAAGCTCGTCGGTATTCAGACCGAAGGTCGTGCTATCCCGCGCACTGGCTATAAGGTGTTCGTGGGAGACGAAGAGGTTGGCGTTGTGACCTCAGGAACCATGTCGCCGACGTTGCAGGTGCCAATTGGCCTGGTGCTCATGGATGCGCGCTACGCGGCGCTCGACCAGGAGGTCGAAGTGGAGATTCGCGGGCGCAGACATCCAGCACGCGTCGTCAAGACGCCATTTTACAAACGAAATCGGGGCTGAACGCCAGTCTATAGGAGGCTATCGCCGTTGAACGAATTTGGCTATATCCCACATACTGAAGCGGATCGAAAGGCGATGCTCGAAGCCTTGTCGCTCGAGTCGACCGATGCGCTGTTCGCTGATATTCCAGAAGAAATTCGCTTAAAGGAGCCCCTCGCTCTGCAAACAGCGATGTCGGA
This window encodes:
- a CDS encoding shikimate kinase produces the protein MQHRRIALVGFMASGKSTVGKSLANHLQRPFVDLDQYIESSTGKTIPDIFGSLGEAAFRQLERDALTSVVRGDELIVLATGGGVVTQAANRDVLQREWVCIYLRTRPETVRQRLHRDGVVRPLLAVDNPTEAIRSLMAAREAWYNEVADFTVDVDSLEVPAVVRQIIDWLND
- a CDS encoding ATP-binding protein, with protein sequence MQHIQQLFSKALQGHDKGYDTAYFRSRIPELNQFSVSDAFIERSRAALLEYLRQADICSGCQGFHACGKQGDMQGFTQVLEPYKGQLNVSVQRCRPYIDHLAKKRVDRYASLAGMIELDESFQFENYPQEQSKKYPKLMRYAMEFAMGFQPDDQTPTTSGVYLFGPPGVGKTHLMLAVFNRLRERGVPCLVVRSDSLFDRMRHLIADSQDLEPFLDTLSTVPVLGIDEFAQERANDFTLEKLFRIVNHRFHANLPTWFTSNYAPPDAYRRRGEDVNDSVYPLRSRIMKMCMMAHLEGSDARQRHLRSLT
- a CDS encoding YqhG family protein, which codes for MPTSVPLREEGERMSFCETYFDAVDAQVVYQTEGYREIRLPLDVDKELTDRPFFWLWAEKTKQKVEPTTLRLAFTEEAKRREDARLAEEHRLHLEKNPPQNPYELMFAKAPTTELITLGCFRMNKIVDSAINRGRFACVQPIHTAPSDILVPWLVLNALIQFVTDSVEEKWMSIGVCLANRQPVFDFYDKIAGITMKTVPANAILKHASLSVADGMAFAKSCIRQHIDTLPVDWAEEAVQRLEDDLSQLDTYYKSILPDHDEATQQDLIQEHKRKRAHLVTKSAPRTEVQITQAALVGLPVRNRT
- a CDS encoding SNF2-related protein, which gives rise to MDLDLENHSFSETLLEQAMNTDIRFEVQMVDNDLETAFNAYLAGVSTDDSPTAWKMFHLAAVATQSRMSPTFESLLVMDHISGFTPLPHQVQTAERVLKELRGRAILADEVGLGKTIEAGLILKEYMLRGLVKKALILVPASLVLQWTRELNEKFQLSATAQRNEWTWEQYDVVVASLDTAKRPPHREAVLAQPWDMVIIDEAHKLKNHRTKNWQMANAIPNKYLLLLTATPMQNQLQELHTLVTLLKPGHLGSVSQFSTNHVASRRTPRDAERLRETMGDIMIRNRRQDGATSLPPRQVEVVELELNAQERRFYDGIQSLLRDEYESRKSQRVSMLPLLTLQREICSSPYAAMISLEKMQKKSTSQSRQIQLAELIQLGSSISEYTKIGKVLELIDEIDDKCIVFTEYRATQDFIMYMLKKKGVSAVPFRGGFKRGKKDWMKDLFSKKAQVLVATESGGEGINLQFCNNMINFDLPWNPMRLEQRIGRIHRLGQTQTCYVYNLATRETIEEHIVKLLHEKIRMFESVIGELDYIVSDKRLANWDKELFEATMTSTDAVDLASKLNQMKEQYLQ
- the gcvT gene encoding glycine cleavage system aminomethyltransferase GcvT: MTTAKRTPLYDLHLAKQAKVIDFHGWEMPVQYQSIVHEHQSVRRDVGVFDVSHMGEFLVTGAESKQFVQYLVTNDVERLADGQALYTLLTDDNGGIIDDLLVYRLAEERWLLVVNAGNIDVDYEWVTSHTGEYAVQVENISDDVALVALQGPRAEALLAQNTNVLVQELRPFTFVRGEVVGKPALVSRTGYTGEDGFELYVRAQDAAAIYDALLQQGAVPCGLGARDTLRLEAKLALYGNELSRDVTPYEAGLGMFVKLDKGDFIGRAALLRQKEAGVRKKLVGIQTEGRAIPRTGYKVFVGDEEVGVVTSGTMSPTLQVPIGLVLMDARYAALDQEVEVEIRGRRHPARVVKTPFYKRNRG